One Palaemon carinicauda isolate YSFRI2023 chromosome 5, ASM3689809v2, whole genome shotgun sequence DNA window includes the following coding sequences:
- the LOC137641086 gene encoding putative neural-cadherin 2 yields the protein MLHLLQFSVSDRVTRQRGVSANVTVIVKTLEHRTLVNATPITLFSTTPDRITKGWNPVEGGGVLGQLTEEILAIVGKEENILEVVSVYGNTDDNNNSVIGNTDDNNKDGRHHISEASQFSSLIVGHQQYGHDSLASFHPPSGNAAASVSAVSVWLTVRNKTGGDFMNPVKLKGLLSLHRRQLQKSTRLNVTTEELGNVYFRPEENYNLHDPQSNKPQAIKYKDETTTEAQGDNPFKNTDGDADGIGTTDKMSKMMEIKDFYTTQYRADASGGPSPMASVSSSAIHLQVIDTNNTALVTPRLKHFYDCKTLSMSQPNQEQSCLPGSCLNGGRCVQFSKGKRCICPGGSKGYNCKVLFRSFMGSGWSWLPSIPPCFPSTISLKILTQQKEALVLYSGPIEITGDRLPFMAIQLSDGYPQLVTDSWAGRARLQVDTQVNDGSWHTIHVKLDHKGVSMVIDACGQSWKYQTDDAHCAARAPLIRPDRLVSWIGSGPLQVGGLAHEGDYASYHWGEGPVTQSLNGCVSHITVNGELLDMGEPPLSHGSQPGCIMDEGTCGGEAFGCTSNVMCQGESNLSSCTCKPGLTGSDCQRPTVPATLGPASYYKVALSFTPSHYALTLQIRLKTQGKPNGLLISVADRHAQHSLSVQLHAGKVCLETFTSGKISQTVCIEGFIMGDNNWHLLRAERHGHNLKLAVDDGDGLLQNESFPSLVTDGAQDWMKEIPVSLEVNRNDGVTIGGVPEYAGTKLLTVHNDLQGVCIDDLRISGHQLPIPPGSNSSKWGQVTTHEGLLHGCVLPDICQNISCKVPLTCHPTWPEPTCSCGDGLQTVGNSCKDINECLWSPCLNGGSCHNLRPGYFCQCDGRFLGDNCQFKRWETSDRPFTTQALIATVAISLLVLVLLGLILSIRSLRSQRALQSQAKDTMRNNGSSPATIIVLNGDKPGRGRKRPPAGTDTTDEVEVVVMDDPHLEFMERFRPSREISSSLEREGPKPSTSIESTSSCKSWDQKRISPTLESRQWKEEELAISRAMQITTVSTGSNPD from the exons ATGCT GCATCTCCTCCAGTTTTCCGTAAGTGACAGGGTTACCAGACAGAGAGGCGTATCAGCCAACGTGACCGTCATTGTGAAGACTCTGGAACATAGAACTCTTGTGAATGCTACGCCCATCACACTCTTCTCGACCACTCCAGATAGGATCACTAAGGGCTGGAATCCCGTG gAAGGTGGAGGAGTACTAGGTCAACTAACAGAAGAAATTCttgccatagttggaaaagaagaaaacATTCTGGAGGTCGTCAGCGTGTATGGTAACACTGACGATAACAACAACAGTGTGATTGGTAACACTGATGACAATAACAAAGATGGCCGTCACCATATCTCTGAAGCATCTCAGTTTTCTTctttaatcgttgggcatcaacaataCGGCCACGATTCTCTTGCTTCGTTTCACCCTCCTTCAGGAAATGCTGCGGCTTCAGTGTCTGCTGTGTCTGTGTGGCTTACAGTCAGAAATAAGACAGGAGGGGACTTCATGAATCCCGTTAAACTCAAAGGGCTGCTTAGTCTACACAGACGCCAG CTGCAGAAATCCACTAGACTAAATGTCACCACAGAGGAATTAGGCAATGTGTATTTTCGACCAGAGGAAAATTACAACCTTCACGACCCTCAATCTAACAAACCCCAAGCCATAAAATACAAGGATGAAACAACAACAGAGGCCCAAGGAGATAACCCATTTAAAAATACTGACGGGGATGCCGATGGAATTGGTACTACAGATAAAATGAGCAAAATGATGGAAATCAAGGATTTCTACACTACGCAGTATAGAGCTGATGCCAGTGGAGGACCAAGCCCCATGGCATCAGTGTCCTCAAGTGCCATACATCTGCAG GTCATAGACACAAACAATACTGCCCTAGTGACCCCTCGGCTGAAGCACTTTTATGACTGCAAGACTCTTTCCATGTCACAACCCAACCAAGAACAGTCTTGCTTACCAGGGTCCTGTTTAAACGGTGGCAGATGCGTACAGTTCTCTAAAGGAAAAAG ATGCATCTGTCCAGGAGGGTCGAAGGGCTACAACTGCAAAGTTCTCTTCCGTTCATTCATGGGTTCTGGATGGTCCTGGCTGCCTTCCATTCCACCCTGTTTTCCATCCACAATATCTCTGAAAATCCTGACGCAACAGAAAGAAGCGCTTGTTCTTTACTCAGGGCCTATTGAAATTACTGGAGATAGGCTACCCTTCATGGCCATTCAGCTGTCCGATGGGTATCCACAACTAGTGACAGACAGTTGGGCTGGCAGGGCGAGGCTGCAGGTTGATACCCAGGTTAATGATGGATCATGGCATACAATCCACGTCAAATTGGATCACAAG GGAGTGTCGATGGTAATTGACGCCTGCGGTCAAAGTTGGAAATATCAAACGGACGATGCCCACTGTGCAGCCAGGGCTCCCTTGATTCGCCCTGATCGCTTGGTGTCATGGATTGGGTCAGGTCCCCTTCAAGTGGGTGGGTTAGCCCACGAGGGTGATTACGCCAGTTATCATTGGGGTGAGGGACCAGTCACACAGTCGCTGAATGGCTGTGTCTCGCATATCACAGTTAACGGTGAG ctCTTAGACATGGGGGAACCACCACTAAGCCATGGAAGTCAGCCAGGTTGCATCATGGATGAAGGAACTTGCGGAGGTGAAGCCTTTGGGTGTACTTCAAACGTAATGTGCCAAGGTGAGAGTAATCTATCAAGCTGCACTTGCAAGCCAGGTCTCACAGGATCTGACTGCCAGCGACCTACAGTGCCAGCCACTCTGGGTCCAGCTTCTTACTACAAAGTGGCCTTATCTTTCACGCCGTCCCATTACGCACTGACTCTGCAAATAAGGTTGAAGACACAAGGGAAGCCAAATGGATTACTTATAAGTGTTGCAGACCGGCATGCTCAACATTCACTTTCAGTACAG CTCCACGCAGGCAAAGTCTGCCTTGAAACGTTCACAAGCGGGAAAATCTCCCAGACGGTCTGCATCGAAGGGTTCATCATGGGTGACAACAACTGGCACCTACTCCGAGCAGAACGCCACGGCCATAATCTGAAGCTGGCTGTCGACGATGGAGATGGCCTCCTACAGAACGAGTCTTTCCCGAGCCTCGTTACCGACGGCGCACAGGATTGGATGAAGGAGATTCCCGTGTCTTTGGAAGTGAATAGGAATGATGGTGTCACTATCGGTGGTGTCCCAGAGTACGCTGGTACTAAACTGCTGACGGTGCATAACGACTTACAAGGAG TGTGCATTGATGACCTCCGTATTTCGGGTCACCAGCTCCCAATCCCTCCCGGGTCAAATAGCAGCAAATGGGGTCAGGTCACGACTCACGAGGGACTTCTCCACGGGTGTGTCCTCCCTGACATTTGCCAAAATATCTCTTGTAAAGTTCCGCTTACTTGTCATCCGACGTGGCCTGAGCCGACGTGcag CTGCGGAGACGGTCTTCAAACTGTCGGTAACTCCTGCAAGGACATAAATGAATGTCTCTGGAGTCCCTGTCTCAACGGAGGATCCTGCCACAACCTCCGGCCAGGGTACTTTTGCCAATGTGACGGGCGCTTCCTGGGAGACAACTGCCAATTTAAAAGATGGGAGACTTCGGATAGACCTTTCACAACGCAGGCGCTCATAGCCACGGTCGCCATCTCCCTTTTGGTGCTCG TGTTATTAGGTCTCATCTTATCGATAAGGAGCCTGAGAAGCCAGCGAGCTCTTCAAAGCCAAGCCAAGGACACCATGAGGAATAACGGCAGCAGCCCCGCGACCATAATAGTCCTCAACGGGGACAAACCTGGAAGGGGGAGGAAGAGGCCCCCGGCCGGGACAGACACAACTGATGAAGTCGAAGTCGTGGTTATGGACGACCCCCATCTAGAGTTCATGGAGCGGTTCCGCCCTTCGCGTGAAATATCCTCGTCTTTGGAAAGGGAAG